From one Phocoena sinus isolate mPhoSin1 chromosome 4, mPhoSin1.pri, whole genome shotgun sequence genomic stretch:
- the KLHL24 gene encoding kelch-like protein 24 isoform X3: protein MVLILGRRLNREDLGVRDSPATKRKVFEMDPKSLTGREFFDFSSGSSHAENILQIFNEFRDSRLFTDVIICVEGKEFPCHRAVLSACSSYFRAMFCNDHRESREMLVEINGILAEAMECFLQYVYTGKVKITTENVQYLFETSSLFQISVLRDACAKFLEEQLDPCNCLGIQRFADTHSLKTLFTKCKHFALQTFEDVSQHEEFLELDKDELIDYICSDELVIGKEEMVFEAVMRWVYRAVDLRRPLLHELLTHVRLPLLHPNYFVQTVEVDQLIQNSPECYQLLHEARRYHILGNEMMSPRTRPRRSTGYSEVIVVVGGCERVGGFNLPYTECYDPVTGEWKSLAKLPEFTKSEYAVCALRNDILVSGGRINGRDVWIYNSQLNIWIRVASLNKGRWRHKMAVLLGKVYVVGGYDGQNRLSSVECYDSFSNRWTEVAPLKEAVSSPAVTSCIGKLFVIGGGPDDNTCSDKVQSYDPETNSWLLRAAIPIAKRCITAVSLNNLIYVAGGLTKAIYCYDPVEDYWMHVQNTFSRQVIT from the exons ATGGTACTAATATTGGGACGAAGACTAAACAGAGAGGATCTCGGAGTGCGTGATTCACCAGCAACAAAGCGTAAAGTTTTTGAAATGGACCCTAAATCTCTGACAGGCCGTGAGTTTTTTGACTTCTCTTCAGGATCATCCCATGCTGAAAACATACTCCAGATATTTAATGAATTCCGAGATAGTCGTTTGTTCACAGATGTTATCATCTGTGTGGAAGGAAAAGAATTTCCTTGCCATAGAGCTGTTCTCTCAGCCTGTAGTAGCTACTTCAGAGCTATGTTTTGTAATGACCACAGGGAAAGCCGAGAAATGTTGGTTGAGATCAATGGTATTTTAGCTGAAGCTATGGaatgttttttgcagtatgtttATACTGGAAAAGTGAAGATCACTACAGAAAATGTACAGTATCTCTTTGAAACATCAAGCCTTTTTCAGATTAGTGTTCTCCGTGATGCATGTGCCAAGTTCTTGGAGGAGCAACTTGATCCTTGCAATTGCTTAGGAATCCAGCGCTTTGCTGATACCCATTCCCTCAAAACACTCTTCACAAAATGCAAGCATTTTGCATTACAGACTTTTGAGGATGTGTCCCAGCATGAAGAATTCCTTGAGCTTGACAAAGATGAACTTATTGATTATATTTGTAGTGATGAACTTGTCATTGGCAAAGAGGAGATGGTTTTTGAAGCCGTCATGCGTTGGGTCTATCGTGCTGTTGATCTGAGAAGACCACTGTTACATGAGCTCCTGACACATGTGAGACTCCCTCTGTTGCATCCCAACTACTTTGTTCAAACAGTTGAGGTGGACCAACTGATCCAGAATTCTCCTGAGTGTTACCAGCTGTTGCATGAAGCAAGACGGTACCACATACTTGGAAATGAAATGATGTCCCCAAGGACAAGGCCACGCAG gtCAACTGGCTATTCTGAGGTGATAGTTGTCGTTGGAGGCTGTGAACGAGTTGGAGGATTTAATCTTCCATACACTGAGTGCTATGATCCTGTGACAGGAGAGTGGAAGTCTTTGGCTAAGCTTCCAGAATTTACCAAATCAGAGTATGCGGTCTGTGCTCTAAGGAATGACATTCTTGTTTCAG GTGGAAGAATCAATGGCCGTGATGTCTGGATTTATAACTCACAGTTGAATATTTGGATCAGAGTTGCTTCTCTAAATAAAGGCAGATGGCGTCACAAAATGGCTGTCCTCCTTGGTAAA GTATATGTTGTTGGAGGCTATGATGGGCAAAACAGACTTAGCAGTGTAGAATGTTATGATTCCTTTTCAAATCGATGGACTGAAGTTGCCCCCCTTAAGGAAGCAGTGAGTTCTCCTGCCGTGACTAGCTGTATAGGCAAATTGTTTGTGATTGGTGGAGGACCTGATGATAATACTTGTTCTGATAAG GTTCAATCTTATGATCCAGAAACCAATTCTTGGCTACTTCGTGCAGCTATCCCAATTGCCAAGAGGTGTATAACAGCCGTATCCTTAAACAACCTGATATATGTTGCTGGTGGACTGACCAAGGCAATATACTGTTATGATCCCGTTGAAGATTACTGGATGCATGTACAGAATACATTCAGCCGACAGGTAATAACATAA
- the KLHL24 gene encoding kelch-like protein 24 isoform X4: MPPLQLQLTPLTSAPVSLLKLLSIRSTGYSEVIVVVGGCERVGGFNLPYTECYDPVTGEWKSLAKLPEFTKSEYAVCALRNDILVSGGRINGRDVWIYNSQLNIWIRVASLNKGRWRHKMAVLLGKVYVVGGYDGQNRLSSVECYDSFSNRWTEVAPLKEAVSSPAVTSCIGKLFVIGGGPDDNTCSDKVQSYDPETNSWLLRAAIPIAKRCITAVSLNNLIYVAGGLTKAIYCYDPVEDYWMHVQNTFSRQENCGMSVCNGKIYILGGRRENGEATDTILCYDPATSIITGVAAMPRPVSYHGCVTIHRYNEKCFKL, encoded by the exons ATGCCTCCACTTCAACTGCAGCTCACTCCTCTGACTTCTGCTCCAGTCAGTCTACTGAAACTCCTCTCAATCAG gtCAACTGGCTATTCTGAGGTGATAGTTGTCGTTGGAGGCTGTGAACGAGTTGGAGGATTTAATCTTCCATACACTGAGTGCTATGATCCTGTGACAGGAGAGTGGAAGTCTTTGGCTAAGCTTCCAGAATTTACCAAATCAGAGTATGCGGTCTGTGCTCTAAGGAATGACATTCTTGTTTCAG GTGGAAGAATCAATGGCCGTGATGTCTGGATTTATAACTCACAGTTGAATATTTGGATCAGAGTTGCTTCTCTAAATAAAGGCAGATGGCGTCACAAAATGGCTGTCCTCCTTGGTAAA GTATATGTTGTTGGAGGCTATGATGGGCAAAACAGACTTAGCAGTGTAGAATGTTATGATTCCTTTTCAAATCGATGGACTGAAGTTGCCCCCCTTAAGGAAGCAGTGAGTTCTCCTGCCGTGACTAGCTGTATAGGCAAATTGTTTGTGATTGGTGGAGGACCTGATGATAATACTTGTTCTGATAAG GTTCAATCTTATGATCCAGAAACCAATTCTTGGCTACTTCGTGCAGCTATCCCAATTGCCAAGAGGTGTATAACAGCCGTATCCTTAAACAACCTGATATATGTTGCTGGTGGACTGACCAAGGCAATATACTGTTATGATCCCGTTGAAGATTACTGGATGCATGTACAGAATACATTCAGCCGACAG GAAAACTGTGGTATGTCTGTATgtaatggtaaaatatatatcCTGGGTGGAAGACGGGAAAATGGAGAAGCCACAGACACTATCCTCTGTTATGATCCTGCAACAAGTATCATCACAGGGGTAGCTGCAATGCCCAGGCCAGTGTCCTATCATGGATGTGTGACTATTCATAGATACAATGAGAAATGCTTTAAGCTCTAA
- the KLHL24 gene encoding kelch-like protein 24 isoform X1, which yields MVLILGRRLNREDLGVRDSPATKRKVFEMDPKSLTGREFFDFSSGSSHAENILQIFNEFRDSRLFTDVIICVEGKEFPCHRAVLSACSSYFRAMFCNDHRESREMLVEINGILAEAMECFLQYVYTGKVKITTENVQYLFETSSLFQISVLRDACAKFLEEQLDPCNCLGIQRFADTHSLKTLFTKCKHFALQTFEDVSQHEEFLELDKDELIDYICSDELVIGKEEMVFEAVMRWVYRAVDLRRPLLHELLTHVRLPLLHPNYFVQTVEVDQLIQNSPECYQLLHEARRYHILGNEMMSPRTRPRSHRYQLQQLISFKAIIFLPEIRGSLTIQRKPSLALWSTGYSEVIVVVGGCERVGGFNLPYTECYDPVTGEWKSLAKLPEFTKSEYAVCALRNDILVSGGRINGRDVWIYNSQLNIWIRVASLNKGRWRHKMAVLLGKVYVVGGYDGQNRLSSVECYDSFSNRWTEVAPLKEAVSSPAVTSCIGKLFVIGGGPDDNTCSDKVQSYDPETNSWLLRAAIPIAKRCITAVSLNNLIYVAGGLTKAIYCYDPVEDYWMHVQNTFSRQENCGMSVCNGKIYILGGRRENGEATDTILCYDPATSIITGVAAMPRPVSYHGCVTIHRYNEKCFKL from the exons ATGGTACTAATATTGGGACGAAGACTAAACAGAGAGGATCTCGGAGTGCGTGATTCACCAGCAACAAAGCGTAAAGTTTTTGAAATGGACCCTAAATCTCTGACAGGCCGTGAGTTTTTTGACTTCTCTTCAGGATCATCCCATGCTGAAAACATACTCCAGATATTTAATGAATTCCGAGATAGTCGTTTGTTCACAGATGTTATCATCTGTGTGGAAGGAAAAGAATTTCCTTGCCATAGAGCTGTTCTCTCAGCCTGTAGTAGCTACTTCAGAGCTATGTTTTGTAATGACCACAGGGAAAGCCGAGAAATGTTGGTTGAGATCAATGGTATTTTAGCTGAAGCTATGGaatgttttttgcagtatgtttATACTGGAAAAGTGAAGATCACTACAGAAAATGTACAGTATCTCTTTGAAACATCAAGCCTTTTTCAGATTAGTGTTCTCCGTGATGCATGTGCCAAGTTCTTGGAGGAGCAACTTGATCCTTGCAATTGCTTAGGAATCCAGCGCTTTGCTGATACCCATTCCCTCAAAACACTCTTCACAAAATGCAAGCATTTTGCATTACAGACTTTTGAGGATGTGTCCCAGCATGAAGAATTCCTTGAGCTTGACAAAGATGAACTTATTGATTATATTTGTAGTGATGAACTTGTCATTGGCAAAGAGGAGATGGTTTTTGAAGCCGTCATGCGTTGGGTCTATCGTGCTGTTGATCTGAGAAGACCACTGTTACATGAGCTCCTGACACATGTGAGACTCCCTCTGTTGCATCCCAACTACTTTGTTCAAACAGTTGAGGTGGACCAACTGATCCAGAATTCTCCTGAGTGTTACCAGCTGTTGCATGAAGCAAGACGGTACCACATACTTGGAAATGAAATGATGTCCCCAAGGACAAGGCCACGCAG TCACCGTTATCAGCTGCAGCAACTCATTTCCTTTAAGGCAATCATCTTCCTGCCTGAGATAA GAGGAAGCCTCAcaatccagagaaaaccatcattagCACTTTG gtCAACTGGCTATTCTGAGGTGATAGTTGTCGTTGGAGGCTGTGAACGAGTTGGAGGATTTAATCTTCCATACACTGAGTGCTATGATCCTGTGACAGGAGAGTGGAAGTCTTTGGCTAAGCTTCCAGAATTTACCAAATCAGAGTATGCGGTCTGTGCTCTAAGGAATGACATTCTTGTTTCAG GTGGAAGAATCAATGGCCGTGATGTCTGGATTTATAACTCACAGTTGAATATTTGGATCAGAGTTGCTTCTCTAAATAAAGGCAGATGGCGTCACAAAATGGCTGTCCTCCTTGGTAAA GTATATGTTGTTGGAGGCTATGATGGGCAAAACAGACTTAGCAGTGTAGAATGTTATGATTCCTTTTCAAATCGATGGACTGAAGTTGCCCCCCTTAAGGAAGCAGTGAGTTCTCCTGCCGTGACTAGCTGTATAGGCAAATTGTTTGTGATTGGTGGAGGACCTGATGATAATACTTGTTCTGATAAG GTTCAATCTTATGATCCAGAAACCAATTCTTGGCTACTTCGTGCAGCTATCCCAATTGCCAAGAGGTGTATAACAGCCGTATCCTTAAACAACCTGATATATGTTGCTGGTGGACTGACCAAGGCAATATACTGTTATGATCCCGTTGAAGATTACTGGATGCATGTACAGAATACATTCAGCCGACAG GAAAACTGTGGTATGTCTGTATgtaatggtaaaatatatatcCTGGGTGGAAGACGGGAAAATGGAGAAGCCACAGACACTATCCTCTGTTATGATCCTGCAACAAGTATCATCACAGGGGTAGCTGCAATGCCCAGGCCAGTGTCCTATCATGGATGTGTGACTATTCATAGATACAATGAGAAATGCTTTAAGCTCTAA
- the KLHL24 gene encoding kelch-like protein 24 isoform X2: MVLILGRRLNREDLGVRDSPATKRKVFEMDPKSLTGREFFDFSSGSSHAENILQIFNEFRDSRLFTDVIICVEGKEFPCHRAVLSACSSYFRAMFCNDHRESREMLVEINGILAEAMECFLQYVYTGKVKITTENVQYLFETSSLFQISVLRDACAKFLEEQLDPCNCLGIQRFADTHSLKTLFTKCKHFALQTFEDVSQHEEFLELDKDELIDYICSDELVIGKEEMVFEAVMRWVYRAVDLRRPLLHELLTHVRLPLLHPNYFVQTVEVDQLIQNSPECYQLLHEARRYHILGNEMMSPRTRPRRSTGYSEVIVVVGGCERVGGFNLPYTECYDPVTGEWKSLAKLPEFTKSEYAVCALRNDILVSGGRINGRDVWIYNSQLNIWIRVASLNKGRWRHKMAVLLGKVYVVGGYDGQNRLSSVECYDSFSNRWTEVAPLKEAVSSPAVTSCIGKLFVIGGGPDDNTCSDKVQSYDPETNSWLLRAAIPIAKRCITAVSLNNLIYVAGGLTKAIYCYDPVEDYWMHVQNTFSRQENCGMSVCNGKIYILGGRRENGEATDTILCYDPATSIITGVAAMPRPVSYHGCVTIHRYNEKCFKL; the protein is encoded by the exons ATGGTACTAATATTGGGACGAAGACTAAACAGAGAGGATCTCGGAGTGCGTGATTCACCAGCAACAAAGCGTAAAGTTTTTGAAATGGACCCTAAATCTCTGACAGGCCGTGAGTTTTTTGACTTCTCTTCAGGATCATCCCATGCTGAAAACATACTCCAGATATTTAATGAATTCCGAGATAGTCGTTTGTTCACAGATGTTATCATCTGTGTGGAAGGAAAAGAATTTCCTTGCCATAGAGCTGTTCTCTCAGCCTGTAGTAGCTACTTCAGAGCTATGTTTTGTAATGACCACAGGGAAAGCCGAGAAATGTTGGTTGAGATCAATGGTATTTTAGCTGAAGCTATGGaatgttttttgcagtatgtttATACTGGAAAAGTGAAGATCACTACAGAAAATGTACAGTATCTCTTTGAAACATCAAGCCTTTTTCAGATTAGTGTTCTCCGTGATGCATGTGCCAAGTTCTTGGAGGAGCAACTTGATCCTTGCAATTGCTTAGGAATCCAGCGCTTTGCTGATACCCATTCCCTCAAAACACTCTTCACAAAATGCAAGCATTTTGCATTACAGACTTTTGAGGATGTGTCCCAGCATGAAGAATTCCTTGAGCTTGACAAAGATGAACTTATTGATTATATTTGTAGTGATGAACTTGTCATTGGCAAAGAGGAGATGGTTTTTGAAGCCGTCATGCGTTGGGTCTATCGTGCTGTTGATCTGAGAAGACCACTGTTACATGAGCTCCTGACACATGTGAGACTCCCTCTGTTGCATCCCAACTACTTTGTTCAAACAGTTGAGGTGGACCAACTGATCCAGAATTCTCCTGAGTGTTACCAGCTGTTGCATGAAGCAAGACGGTACCACATACTTGGAAATGAAATGATGTCCCCAAGGACAAGGCCACGCAG gtCAACTGGCTATTCTGAGGTGATAGTTGTCGTTGGAGGCTGTGAACGAGTTGGAGGATTTAATCTTCCATACACTGAGTGCTATGATCCTGTGACAGGAGAGTGGAAGTCTTTGGCTAAGCTTCCAGAATTTACCAAATCAGAGTATGCGGTCTGTGCTCTAAGGAATGACATTCTTGTTTCAG GTGGAAGAATCAATGGCCGTGATGTCTGGATTTATAACTCACAGTTGAATATTTGGATCAGAGTTGCTTCTCTAAATAAAGGCAGATGGCGTCACAAAATGGCTGTCCTCCTTGGTAAA GTATATGTTGTTGGAGGCTATGATGGGCAAAACAGACTTAGCAGTGTAGAATGTTATGATTCCTTTTCAAATCGATGGACTGAAGTTGCCCCCCTTAAGGAAGCAGTGAGTTCTCCTGCCGTGACTAGCTGTATAGGCAAATTGTTTGTGATTGGTGGAGGACCTGATGATAATACTTGTTCTGATAAG GTTCAATCTTATGATCCAGAAACCAATTCTTGGCTACTTCGTGCAGCTATCCCAATTGCCAAGAGGTGTATAACAGCCGTATCCTTAAACAACCTGATATATGTTGCTGGTGGACTGACCAAGGCAATATACTGTTATGATCCCGTTGAAGATTACTGGATGCATGTACAGAATACATTCAGCCGACAG GAAAACTGTGGTATGTCTGTATgtaatggtaaaatatatatcCTGGGTGGAAGACGGGAAAATGGAGAAGCCACAGACACTATCCTCTGTTATGATCCTGCAACAAGTATCATCACAGGGGTAGCTGCAATGCCCAGGCCAGTGTCCTATCATGGATGTGTGACTATTCATAGATACAATGAGAAATGCTTTAAGCTCTAA